From Camelina sativa cultivar DH55 chromosome 7, Cs, whole genome shotgun sequence, one genomic window encodes:
- the LOC104701474 gene encoding probable xyloglucan galactosyltransferase GT17: MTYTMSRQVKIDLWLEKKDKEKEKYPKNKETIKLIILTLLLFCSVCFLFLILHFPFPTEFTASLPRTCHHNFTVYVYDLPNEFNIGLLQNCRHLNIYTNMCPHVSNNGLGQPLHRSGRTSWFATHQFIAEMIFHARVENHPCRTRNPHNADIFYVPFYGGLYASSVFREPNLTKRDELAVRLVDYISDQRWWRRSNGRDHFLAIGRTAWDFMRSSDTDFGANILMQMPRVMNMSVLTVERQPWKGDNHFGIPYPSYFHPYTSAEMVTWQNKMRRVERPNLFSFVGGPRKGLEKAAIRDELIRQCAKSSHCELLKCENGGSRCHDPMTVLGVMARSRFCLQAPGDSFTRRSTFDAILAGCIPVFFSPHTMYTQYMWYLPDDKRSYSVFMDEKNSTQIEQELLRISESEVVQMRETVIDLIPRLTYAHPNATNYDLPDAVDVALEALAKQARAKVMVSF, translated from the exons ATGACTTACACTATGTCGAGACAAGTCAAAATCGATCTCTGGCTGGAGAAGAaggacaaagagaaagagaaatacccaaaaaacaaagaaaccattAAGTTGATAATTCTCACTCTGCTTCTCTTCTGCTCCGTTTGTTTCCTCTTCCTAATTCTCCATTTCCCCTTCCCAACAGAGTTCACAGCCTCACTCCCACGCACGTGCCACCACAATTTCACCGTCTACGTCTACGATCTTCCCAATGAGTTCAACATCGGCCTCCTCCAAAACTGCCGGCACTTGAACATCTACACCAACATGTGTCCGCATGTCTCCAACAACGGCCTCGGTCAGCCTCTCCACCGCAGCGGAAGAACATCGTGGTTCGCTACGCACCAGTTCATAGCCGAGATGATCTTCCACGCGCGTGTGGAGAACCACCCGTGCCGCACGCGGAATCCACACAATGCGGACATCTTCTACGTCCCTTTCTACGGTGGCCTCTACGCTTCAAGCGTGTTTCGAGAACCGAACCTGACCAAACGCGACGAGCTAGCTGTCAGATTAGTCGACTACATTAGTGATcaacggtggtggaggagaagtaaCGGCCGTGATCATTTCTTGGCCATAGGGAGGACAGCTTGGGATTTCATGCGCTCCTCTGACACTGACTTTGGAGCAAACATCCTCATGCAAATGCCACGTGTCATGAACATGTCGGTGCTGACCGTGGAGAGGCAGCCTTGGAAAGGTGACAATCACTTTGGTATACCGTATCCTTCTTATTTTCATCCGTACACGTCAGCAGAGATGGTGACGTGGCAAAACAAGATGAGAAGAGTCGAGAGACCAAACTTGTTTAGTTTTGTCGGTGGGCCGAGGAAAGGGTTGGAGAAAGCCGCCATTAGAGACGAGCTGATCAGACAATGCGCCAAGTCAAGCCATTGTGAGCTTCTCAAGTGTGAAAATGGAGGGTCCag GTGCCACGACCCAATGACGGTATTAGGAGTAATGGCTCGGTCACGGTTTTGCCTACAAGCACCAGGGGACTCATTCACGCGCAGATCAACATTTGATGCGATATTAGCTGGGTGCATACCCGTATTTTTTTCACCCCACACGATGTATACACAGTACATGTGGTATCTTCCGGACGATAAAAGAAGTTACTCAGTGTTCATGGACGAAAAGAACAGCACTCAAATAGAACAAGAGCTCTTGAGGATCTCGGAGAGTGAGGTTGTTCAAATGAGGGAAACAGTCATCGATTTGATCCCGAGACTGACTTATGCGCACCCAAACGCTACGAACTATGATTTGCCGGATGCGGTTGATGTAGCTTTAGAGGCACTAGCTAAACAAGCAAGGGCCAAAGTTATGGTTTCATTCTAA
- the LOC104701473 gene encoding adenylate isopentenyltransferase 1, chloroplastic-like, which produces MTELNFLLQTTISDRLITTTTRTTSPPSFSSSHSSSSSRIISFTKRRRKHQPLVVSIRMEDQYYYSRPKDKVVVILGATGAGKSKLSVDLATRFPSEIINSDKIQVYEGLEITTNQITLQDRRGVPHHLLGYLDPEHGELTAAEFRSAASNAVEDITSRRKLPIIAGGSNSFVHALLSQRFDPKIDPFSSGSGLISSDLRYECCFIWVDVSETVLYEYLLKRVDEMMDSGMFEELSGFYDPVKSGLEPWLGIRKAIGVPEFDGYFKEYPPGTTIKWDDALRKAAYDKAVDDIKRNTWTLAKRQIEKIEMLKDAGWEIERVDATASFQEVMKMSTSSSSSSEKKTKKWREVWEEQVLEPSVKIVKRLLVED; this is translated from the coding sequence ATGACAGAACTCAACTTCCTCCTCCAAACAACAATCTCCGATCGtctcatcaccaccaccacgaGAACAACGTCACCGCCGTCTTTCTCATCatcacattcttcttcttcttctcgcatCATCTCTTTCACCAAACGAAGACGAAAACACCAACCTTTAGTAGTATCCATACGCATGGAGGATCAGTACTACTACTCACGGCCAAAAGACAAAGTCGTCGTCATTTTAGGAGCAACCGGCGCCGGAAAATCGAAACTTTCCGTCGATCTCGCCACTCGTTTCCCTTCAGAGATCATTAACTCTGACAAAATCCAAGTCTACGAAGGCTTAGAGATCACAACCAATCAGATTACGTTACAAGACCGTCGCGGCGTCCCTCACCATCTCCTCGGTTACCTCGACCCCGAACACGGCGAGCTCACCGCCGCGGAGTTCCGCTCCGCCGCTTCGAACGCCGTCGAAGACATAACATCTCGTCGAAAGCTCCCGATCATCGCCGGTGGATCTAACTCATTCGTCCACGCACTCTTATCTCAACGGTTCGACCCAAAGATCGATCCTTTCTCATCCGGGTCGGGTTTAATCTCCTCAGATTTGCGTTACGAGTGTTGCTTCATCTGGGTCGATGTATCGGAGACTGTGCTCTACGAGTATCTACTCAAACGGGTCGACGAAATGATGGATTCGGGTATGTTCGAAGAGCTATCCGGGTTTTACGACCCGGTTAAATCCGGTTTAGAACCCTGGTTAGGGATTCGGAAAGCTATAGGTGTACCGGAGTTCGACGGTTACTTCAAAGAGTATCCACCGGGGACGACGATAAAGTGGGATGATGCTTTGAGAAAAGCGGCGTACGATAAGGCGGTTGATGATATCAAAAGGAACACGTGGACGTTAGCGAAGAGACAGATAGAGAAGATTGAGATGCTAAAAGACGCCGGATGGGAGATAGAGAGAGTTGATGCGACGGCGTCGTTTCAAGAGGTTATGAAGATGAGtacgtcgtcgtcttcgtcgtcggagaagaagacgaagaagtggAGAGAGGTATGGGAAGAGCAAGTGTTGGAGCCAAGCGTAAAGATTGTGAAGCGGCTGTTGGTGGaagattag